From a single Silene latifolia isolate original U9 population chromosome 6, ASM4854445v1, whole genome shotgun sequence genomic region:
- the LOC141586799 gene encoding growth-regulating factor 8-like — MSNGKRSGFGDWDKGETRSQDVGLGLRLQHPHQNHVYSSSGEGMAAKAVFTANQREELERQTMIYKYMMASIPIPPELIIPLSKYPNLPPLLNHNDHSSVRKGLQLRYTGGGRGGGVGVGINGDPEPWRCRRTDGKKWRCSRDVAPDQKYCERHSHKGRPSARSRKPVESSLVSSTSTVTSTTTSSNPIALNPFQHHPYNYDSPSSLTQYNHHTSLRYPDWFMKEEHLVPSAQVLYSQQMQQFSGENRGHSHASQFKPRTSPSDQTTRPLPRPFIDAWSLEDIHKVANTNLTLPTEVTSSSKCTNHNSSPLNANLPLTLSMSAGFDPNNDHNSAKDEDSMTLRGIRSSWVNMPSGGPLAEALCLGMSGTTNAWGTHSDELVSPNGHSTSSTSTTMSSKGSHASGDTGCQGFHLR, encoded by the exons ATGTCAAATGGAAAAAGAAGTGGGTTTGGAGATTGGGACAAAGGTGAGACAAGATCCCAAGATGTTGGGTTGGGTTTAAGGTTACAACATCCTCACCAAAATCATGTCTACTCTTCTTCAG GAGAAGGGATGGCAGCAAAAGCAGTATTCACAGCAAACCAAAGGGAAGAACTAGAGAGACAGACAATGATATACAAATACATGATGGCATCCATACCAATTCCTCCTGAACTGATCATTCCGCTTTCCAAGTACCCTAATTTACCACCTTTACTCAACCACAATGACCACTCTTCTGTTAGAAAAGGAttgcaattaaggtatactggtGGTGGGCGTGGCGGTGGTGTTGGCGTTGGTATCAATGGCGATCCAGAGCCATGGAGATGTAGAAGAACAGATGGAAAAAAGTGGAGGTGTTCAAGAGATGTAGCACCTGATCAAAAATACTGCGAGAGACATTCCCATAAAGGCCGTCCTTCAGCTCGTTCAAGAAAGCCTGTGGAATCCTCTCTTGTTTCTTCAACCTCTACCGTTACTAGTACTACTACTAGTAGTAACCCTATTGCTCTCAACCCTTTCCAACATCATCCTTATAACTATGACTCCCCATCTTCTCTTACTCAATACAACCACCACACTTCCCTCAG GTATCCAGACTGGTTCATGAAGGAGGAGCATCTTGTACCATCTGCTCAAGTTTTGTACTCACAACAAATGCAACAGTTTTCTGGTGAAAATAGAGGACATTCACATGCTTCTCAATTTAAGCCGAGAACCAGTCCTTCGGACCAAACTACCCGTCCACTCCCTCGCCCGTTtattgatgcttggtcattggaggATATACACAAGGTTGCTAATACTAATCTTACCCTCCCCACTGAAGTTACCAGCAGTAGCAAGTGCACTAATCATAATTCCTCTCCATTGAATGCTAATTTGCCACTTACTTTATCCATGTCAGCCGGGTTTGACCCTAATAACGATCATAACAGCGCTAAAGATGAGGATTCTATGACCCTCAGAGGAATCAGGTCGTCTTGGGTTAATATGCCGTCTGGTGGGCCCTTGGCTGAGGCATTGTGCCTTGGAATGTCGGGAACTACTAATGCTTGGGGAACTCATTCGGATGAGTTGGTGTCTCCGAATGGACATAGCACTAGCTCTACCAGTACTACCATGAGTAGTAAGGGCTCTCATGCTAGTGGTGATACTGGTTGTCAAGGTTTCCATCTACGATGA